The Medicago truncatula cultivar Jemalong A17 unplaced genomic scaffold, MtrunA17r5.0-ANR MtrunA17Chr0c02, whole genome shotgun sequence genome includes a window with the following:
- the LOC112421946 gene encoding uncharacterized protein, whose translation MHHPAFHSLKSKSHTNFLFQREKKVNSFQKVAPRVIYKSTRTHYTRANVKKKMDYLEQENRVLREEMTAMQTKMDEMAELMKTMAEAQTQAQVQIQAQAQALAQVQTQAQALTEAQARSQAPPLPPPVRTQAEASSSWTLCADTPTQSAPQHSTPWFPPFTAGEIFRPIACEAQMPTHQHTAQVPPPTMRVTPAAMTYSAPVMHTIPQTEEPIFHSGNAEAYEGVSDLREKYDELRRDMKALHEKGKFGKTAYDLCLVPSVQVPHKFKIPDFEKYKGSSCPEEHLKMYVRRMPAYAQDDQILIYYFQESLTGPASKWYTNLDKTKVQTFRDLCEAFVEQYSYNVDMTPDRSDLQAMTQGDKETFKEYAQRWRDTAAQVSPRIEEKEMTKLFLKTLNHFYYKKMVGSTPKSFAEMVGMGVQLEEGVREGRLVKNATPASGTKKTGNHFPRKKEQEVELLPGLLKKNLVQTRTAPPIPEKLPSWYRLDQTCDFHEGGRGHNIETCYAFKSTVQRLINDGKITFTDSAPNIQTNPLPNHGAATVNMVEDCHKTRPILNVQHIRAPLVPLHAKLCKVDLFEHDHDICEICLMNSGGCQKVRNDIQGLLDRGELVVERKCDDVCVITPEGPLEVFYDSRKSTITPLVICLPGPLLYASEKAIPYKYNATMIEGGREVPIPPLSSVDNIVEDSRVLRNGRVVPIVFPKKIGASVNEEVRTKEAGITKEVDQPNGAGTNTEFDEILKLIKKSEYKVVDQLMQTPSKISIMSLLLNSEAHKDALMKVLEQAFVDYDVTVGQFGGIVGNITACNNLSFSDEELPAEGRNHNRALHISVNCKTDALSNVLMDTGSSLNVLSKTTYAQLAYQGAPLRRSGVMVKAFDGSRKDVLGEVVLPITVGPQVFQVNFQVMDIQASYSCLLGRPWIHEAGAVTSTLHQKLKFVKNGKLVTVNGEEALLVSHLSSFSFIGADDVEGTPFQGFTIEDKNTKRNEASISSLRDAQKVIQAGGSASWGKLIELPENKHREGLGFFPSTSLSTAKKGTFHSSGFIHAIIEDDPESVPRGFITPGVSSHNWVAVDVPFVAHLSKLEIDEPVEQHNPMISPNFEFPVCEAEEEENEEIPDEISRLLEQERKTIQPYGDELEVINLGTKEDKKEIKVGASLETSVKKQVIELLKEYVDVFAWSYQDMPGLDTDIVVHHLPLKPECPPVKQKLRRTRPDMALKIKEEVQKQIDAGFLITSNYPQWLANIVPVPKKDGKVRMCVDYRDLNKASPKDDFPLPHIDVLVDSTAKSKVFSFMDGFSGYNQIKMAPEDREKTSFITPWGTFCYKVMSFGLINAGATYQRGMTTLFHDMIHKEIEVYVDDMIVKSITNEDHVKYLLKMFQRLRKYKLRLNPNKCTFGVRSGKLLGFIVSQKGIEVDPDKVKAIREMPAPRTEKEVRGFLGRLNYISRFISHMTATCGPIFKLLRKEQGIVWTEDCQKAFDSIKKYLLEPPILIPPVEGRPLIMYLAVLENSMGCVLGQQDETGRKEHAIYYLSKKFTECESRYSMLEKTCCALAWAAKRLRHYMINHTTWLKAIKGSILADHLAHQPLEDYRPIKFDFPDEEIMYLKMKDCDEPLFGEGPDPDSMWGLIFDGAVNVYGNGIGAVLLTPKGTHIPFTARLQFDCTNNIAEYEACIMGIEEAIDLRIKNIEIYGDSALVINQIKGKWETLHAGLIPYRDYARRLLTFFNKVELHHIPRDENQMADALATLSSMIKVNHHNDVPLISVKFLDRPAYVFAAEAVFDDKPWFHDIKVFLQTREYPPEASNKDKKTLRRLSSNFFLNGDILYKRNFDTVLLRCVDKYEADLLIHEIHEGSFGIHPNGYTMAKKILRAGYYWMTMESDCYKHTRKCHKCQIYADKIHVPPTTLNLLSSPWPFSMWGIDMIGRIEPKASNGHRFILVAIDYFTKWVEAASYANVTKQVVVKFIKNHIICRYGIPNRIITDNGTNLNNKMMKELCDDFKIEHHNSSPYRPQMNGAVEAANKNIKKIVQKMVVTYKDWHEMLPFALHGYRTSVRTSTGATPFSLVYGMEAVLPIEVEIPSMRVLMEADLSEAEWVQNRYDQLNLIEEKRMTALCHGQLYQKRMKQAFDKKVRPREFKEGDLVLKKIFSFQPDSRGKWAPNYEGPYVVKKAFSGGAMTLQTMDGEELPRPVNTDAVKKYFV comes from the exons atgcatcatCCTGCATTTCATAGTCTCAAGTCAAAGTCTCACACAAACTTTCTTTTccagagagagaaaaaggtcaACTCATTTCAAAAGGTGGCCCCACGTGTCATCTACAAGTCAACCCGTACTCACTACACTAGAGCAAACGTAAAGAAGAAGATGGATTATCTTGAGCAAGAAAATCGGGTACTTCGTGAAGAAATGACAGCCATGCAGACTAAGATGGACGAGATGGCTGAATTAATGAAGACAATGGCGGAAGCTCAGACTCAAGCTCAAGTACAGATTCAAGCACAAGCGCAAGCATTAGCACAAGTGCAAACTCAAGCTCAGGCCCTAACAGAGGCGCAGGCCCGATCACAAGCACCTCCACTTCCTCCTCCTGTCAGAACTCAGGCCGAGGCATCTTCTTCTTGGACACTATGTGCTGACACTCCAACGCAGTCCGCTCCGCAACATTCCACGCCTTGGTTTCCACCTTTCACTGCCGGGGAGATATTTCGTCCTATTGCTTGTGAAGCTCAGATGCCTACTCACCAGCACACGGCTCAAGTACCCCCACCTACCATGAGGGTCACTCCAGCCGCCATGACCTACTCAGCACCTGTGATGCATACAATTCCGCAAACTGAAGAGCCTATCTTTCATTCAGGGAATGCAGAGGCTTACGAGGGAGTAAGCGACCTACGAGAAAAGTACGATGAACTACGCCGAGACATGAAAGCTCTCCATGAAAAAGGGAAATTTGGGAAGACTGCGTACGATCTCTGTTTGGTACCAAGTGTGCAGGTACCTCACAAATTCAAGATCCCAGATTTCGAGAAATACAAAGGGAGTTCTTGTCCTGAGGAGCATCTAAAAATGTATGTGAGAAGGATGCCTGCGTATGCCCAAGATGATCAGATTCTTATCTACTACTTCCAAGAAAGCTTGACTGGCCCTGCTTCAAAGTGGTACACAAACCTAGACAAAACAAAGGTTCAAACTTTCCGTGACCtttgtgaagcttttgtggaacagTACAGTTACAATGTAGACATGACTCCGGACCGAAGTGATCTCCAAGCCATGACTCAGGGAGATAAAGAGACGTTCAAAGAGTACGCCCAACGGTGGAGAGACaccgctgcccaagtcagccCACGCATTGAGGAGAAAGAAATGACCAAGCTCTTCCTGAAAACCCTGAATCATTTCTATTACAAAAAGATGGTCGGGAGTACACCAAAGAGCTTCGCagagatggttggtatgggaGTACAGTTAGAGgaaggagtccgagaaggacgcTTAGTAAAGAATGCAACTCCTGCCAGTGGGACCAAGAAGACCGGGAACCATTTCCCGAGAAAGAAAGAGCAAGAAGTCG AATTACTTCCCGGCTTACTCAAGAAAAACCTTGTCCAAACTAGAACAGCTCCTCCTATCCCAGAAAAACTACCATCTTGGTATAGACTTGACCAAACTTGTGACTTCCATGAAGGGGGCCGCGGCCATAACATTGAAACTTGTTATGCCTTTAAAAGCACAGTGCAGAGGTTGATCAATGATGGAAAAATAACTTTCACAGACTCGGCGCCAAATATTCAAACAAATCCATTGCCGAATCATGGTGCCGCAACAGTCAACATGGTCGAAGATTGTCACAAGACTCGTCCCATTCTGAATGTTCAACATATCAGGGCACCCTTGGTCCCGTTACATGCCAAGTTATGCAAAGTCGACCTTTTTGAGCATGATCATGATATCTGTGAAATATGCCTTATGAACTCCGGAGGATGTCAGAAAGTAAGAAATGATATTCAAGGGCTTCTAGACCGAGGAGAGCTTGTGGTCGAAAGGAAGTGTGATGATGTGTGTGTAATAACTCCTGAAGGGCCTTTGGAGGTGTTTTATGACAGTCGAAAGTCAACTATCACCCCTCTGGTGATCTGCTTACCGGGTCCACTGCTATATGCTTCTGAAAAAGCcattccatacaaatacaatgctaccatgattGAAGGGGGTCGTGAGGTTCCGATACCGCCTTTGTCTAGTGTGGATAATATTGTTGAAGACAGTAGAGTTCTGAGAAATGGGCGCGTTGTTCCCATAGTGTTCCCAAAGAAGATTGGTGCTTCAGTAAACGAGGAGGTTCGGACTAAAGAGGCTGGTATCACTAAAGAAGTAGATCAACCCAATGGGGCTGGTACAAACACAGAGTTTGATGAGATTCTCAAGTTAATAAAGAAGAGCGAGTACAAGGTTGTTGACCAACTGATGCAGACTCCATCCAAAATATCCATAATGTCTTTATTACTAAATTCTGAGGCCCATAAAGATGCATTGATGAAGGTCTTAGAACAAGCTTTTGTAGATTATGATGTAACGGTGGGTCAGTTTGGCGGAATAGTAGGGAACATCACTGCATGCAACAACTTgagtttcagtgatgaagagcTCCCAGCAGAAGGGAGGAACCATAATCGGGCGCTGCATATATCTGTGAACTGTAAGACCGATGCTTTGTCAAATGTGCTGATGGATACTGGATCATCTTTGAATGTGTtgtccaaaacaacttatgccCAACTCGCTTACCAAGGCGCACCTTTGAGACGAAGTGGGGTAATGGTGAAAGCTTTTGATGGCTCGAGGAAGGATGTCCTTGGAGAGGTGGTTCTACCTATCACAGTTGGGCCACAAGTTTTTCAAGTTAATTTTCAAGTCATGGACATTCAAGCTTCGTATAGTTGCCTACTGGGTCGACCCTGGATTCATGAGGCAGGGGCTGTAACATCCACACTGCATCAAAAGCTgaagtttgtgaagaatggGAAGCTAGTAACTGTAAACGGGGAAGAGGCTTTATTGGTGAGTCATTtgtcatctttctctttcattgggGCAGACGATGTCGAAGGGACACCTTTTCAAGGGTTTACTATAGAAGATAAGAATACCAAGAGGAATGAAGCCTCTATCTCTTCTCTAAGAGATGCTCAGAAGGTCATACAAGCAGGAGGGTCCGCAAGCTGGGGAAAGCTGATAGAGCTTCCAGAAAACAAGCACCGAGAAGGTTTGGGTTTCTTCCCATCTACTAGTTTGTCCACAGCAAAGAAGGGCACTTTCCACAGTTCGGGCTTTATCCATGCAATCATTGAAGATGATCCTGAAAGTGTGCCACGAGGTTTTATAACGCCAGGAGTATCCAGCCACAATTGGGTTGCTGTAGATGTTCCTTTTGTTGCTCACTTGTCCAA ATTAGAAATCGACGAACCCGTTGAACAACATAACCCTATgatctctcccaactttgagttccctgTGTGTGAGGcggaggaagaagagaatgaagagaTCCCCGACGAAATCTCTCGACTACTCGAACAAGAGAGGAAGACCATTCAGCCTTATGGGGACGAACTAGAAGTGATTAACTTGGGCACCAaagaagacaagaaagaaatcaaggttGGGGCATCGCTCGAAACAAGTGTTAAAAAGCAAGTGATAGAGCTCCTCAAAGAATATGTTGACGTGTTTGCCTGGTCCTACCAAGATATGCCGGGTCTAGACACTGATATTGTGGTGCATCACCTACCTTTGAAACCTGAGTGTCCACCAGTCAAACAAAAGTTGAGAAGAACACGTCCTGACATGGCtctcaaaatcaaagaagaggTACAGAAGCAGATCGACGCAGGTTTCCTCATCACATCAAATTACCCCCAATGGTTAGCTAACAtagtgcctgttccaaagaaggatggtaaggtcagaatgtgtgttgactacCGTGATTTAAACAAAGCTAGTCCGAAAGACGACTTTCCTTTACCTCATATTGACGTGTTGGTTGACAGTACTGCAAAGTCTAAAGTCTTCTCATTCATGGATGGattctccggttataatcaaatcaagatggcacccgaagatagagagaaaacatcatttattaCACCTTGGGGCACTTTTTGTTACAAAGTAATGTCGTTCGGTTTAATCAATGCAGGAGCTACTTATCAGAGGGGTATGACTACTCTTTTCCACGATATGATACATAAAGAGATTGAGgtctatgtggatgatatgatagtCAAGTCGATTACTAATGAAGACCATGTCAAGTATCTACTGAAGATGTTCCAGCGCCTGAGGAAGTACAAACTTCGtctgaatcccaacaaatgcacTTTTGGTGTTAGATCCGGAAAGCttctaggcttcattgtcagccagaAGGGCATCGAGGTAGATCCTGACAAAGTCAAAGCCATCAGAGAGATGCCTGCTCCGAGAACAGAAAAAGAAGTAAGGGGTTTTCTTGGACGACTAAATTACATCTCCCGgttcatttctcatatgactgcaacttgTGGGCCGATATTCAAACTACTCCGCAAAGAACAAGGTATTGTGTGGACCGAAGATTGCCAGAAGGCTTTTGACAGCATAAAGAAATACTTGCTAGAACCACCGATTCTCATCCCTCCAGTTGAAGGaagacctttgatcatgtacCTAGCGGTGTTAGAAAATTCCATGGGTTGTGTGCTCggacaacaagatgaaaccggaagaAAAGAGCAcgccatttattatttaagcaaGAAGTTTACTGAATGTGAATCTCGCTACTCCATGCTCGAGAAGACATGTTGTGCTCTAgcctgggctgccaaacgcctccgtcattatatgattaatcacACTACTTGGCTG AAGGCAATTAAAGGCAGTATTCTTGCTGATCACTTGGCTCACCAACCGCTTGAAGACTATCGGCCTATCAAGTTTGACTTTCCTGATGAAGAGATTATGTATCTAAAGATGAAAGATTGCGACGAGCCACTATTCGGAGAAGGTCCTGATCCAGATTCAATgtggggtttgatatttgatggggcTGTCAATGTATACGGCAACGGCATAGGGGCAGTACTCCTTACTCCTAAGGGTACTCACATCCCTTTCACAGCAAGACTCCAGTTTGACTGCACGAACAACATCGCTGAATATGAAGCCTGCATCATGggtattgaagaagccattgatctAAGAATCAAGAACATCGAAATATATGGAGATTCAGCTCTTGTAATCaaccagatcaaaggaaaatgggaaACTCTTCACGCAGGACTAATACCTTATCGAGACTATGCAAGACGTTTATTGACCTTCTTCAACAAAGTGGAATTACATCATATCCCTCGGGATGAGAATCAGATGGCTGATGCCTTGGCTACTTTGTCTTCAATGATCAAGGTGAATCATCACAATGACGTGCCACTAATCAGTGTCAAATTCCTTGATAGACCCGCTTATGTGTTTGCCGCTGAAGCAGTTTTCGATGATAAACCTTGGTTTCATGATATTAAGGTGTTTCTCCAAACTCGAGAGTATCCTCCTGAAGcatccaacaaagataagaaGACTCTAAGAAGATTATCTAGTAATTTCTTCCTGAATGGGGACATCTTATACAAAAGAAACTTTGACACGGTCTTGCTCAGATGTGTGGACAAATATGAAGCTGATTTATTGATACATGAAATACACGAAGGATCCTTTGGAATTCATCCTAATGGGTACACAATGGCTAAAAAGATATTGCGAGCAGGCTACTACTGGATGACAATGGAATCAGATTGCTACAAGCATACCAGAAAGTGTCACAAATGTCAGATATACGCCGACAAGATTCATGTGCCGCCAACTACACTCAATTTACTTTCTTCTCCGTGGCctttctctatgtggggcattgacatgatcgGAAGGATTGAGCCCAAAGCTTCAAATGGACACCGTTTTATCCTAGTGGCTATTGACTACTTCACTAAGTGGGTTGAGGCCGCATCGTATgctaatgtgaccaagcaagtggtggtcaaatttatcaagaatcatATCATTTGTCGTTATGGCATCCCCAACCGGATCATCACCGACAACGGAACAAATCTAAAcaacaagatgatgaaagaattgtgTGATGATTTCAAGATCGAGCACCATAACTCTTCACCTTACAGACCTCAAATGAATGGTGCTgtcgaagctgcaaataagaatataaagaagattgtccagaagatggtagtGACTTATAAAGATTGGCATGAAATGCTTCCCTTTGCATTACATGGGTATCGTACTTCTGTACGCACATCAACAGGGGCAACTCCTTTCTCCCTGGTATATGGCATGGAGGCAGTACTTCCTATAGAAGTCGAGATTCCATCAATGAGAGTTCTAATGGAGGCTGActtatcagaagctgaatggGTTCAGAATAGATACGACCAGTTGAATCTAATTGAAGAAAAGCGCATGACGGCACTATGTCACGgacaattatatcaaaaaaggatgaaacaggcctttgacaagaaagttcgtCCCCGTGAGTTTAAAGAAGGTGATCTTGTGCTCAAAAAGATTTTCTCTTTCCAACCAGACTCCCGAGGCAAGTGGGCTCCTAATTATGAAGGTCCGTATGTTGTTAAAAAAGCCTTCTCAGGTGGTGCCATGACTCTACAAACCATGGACGGTGAAGAACTTCCACGACCTGTGAACAcggatgcagtcaagaaatactttgtctaa